Proteins co-encoded in one Pocillopora verrucosa isolate sample1 chromosome 1, ASM3666991v2, whole genome shotgun sequence genomic window:
- the LOC131800117 gene encoding ficolin-1-like has translation MYLWIFNLVCSAVYGISRISGPNLKAVNFAKELEGQKLKGSLIKEIEVSSESSCRFECVNEERCKSYNFGTLEGDSGKFKCQLSDSDRFVGFANFTEDEHFIYRGIKSTCEEDDPCKENETCVVDYKSNTHFCKCIRDCPKNCLDYDQNGSKTDGVYWVYPDEEEPFQVLCDMTSDGGGWTIFQRRMDGSVDFYVDWESYKRGFGNLEGEFWLGNDYLHRLTASASMVFRIDMEDNEGDRRFAEYTTFAVAHESDDYRVTIDGYRGTAGNALVPSVGNAIRNMSFTTRDRDNDVEQDGNCAVAFRGGWWYSACHVANPNGLYQGGSLAQGITWAPFRGQEYSLKHIEIKLRPV, from the exons ATGTATCTGTGGATATTTAATCTCGTCTGTTCAGCTGTGTACGGCATAAGCCGTATTTCAGGGCCAAATTTGAAAGCTGTTAACTTTGCCAAAGAGTTAGAAGGACAAAAGCTGAAGGGAAGCCTGATAAAAGAAATAGAAGTTTCTTCGGAAAGTTCTTGTCGGTTTGAGTGTGTGAATGAAGAGCGATGTAAATCCTACAACTTTGGAACTTTAGAGGGCGACTCAGGGAAATTCAAATGTCAGCTAAGCGACTCTGATCGATTTGTTGGATTTGCAAACTTTACCGAAGACGAACATTTCATTTACAGAGGAATAAAG AGCACCTGCGAGGAAGATGATCCTTGCAAGGAGAATGAAACTTGTGTTGTTGACTACAAATCAAACACTCATTTTTGTAAGTGTATTAGAG ATTGCCCCAAGAACTGTCTTGACTATGATCAAAATGGTTCCAAAACCGACGGTGTGTACTGGGTTTACCCTGATGAAGAAGAACCTTTTCAAGTGCTGTGTGACATGACATCTGATGGTGGAGGATGGACCATCTTTCAAAGGCGCATGGATGGCTCCGTAGACTTTTATGTCGACTGGGAATCATACAAAAGAGGCTTTGGAAATCTTGAGggcgagttttggctcggaAACGATTATCTTCACCGTCTGACTGCATCTGCCAGCATGGTGTTTCGAATTGATATGGAGGATAACGAAGGTGACCGACGATTTGCCGAGTACACGACTTTCGCTGTGGCCCATGAAAGCGATGATTATCGGGTGACGATCGACGGGTATCGAGGCACTGCAGGCAATGCATTGGTACCATCTGTCGGAAATGCTATCAG AAATATGAGCTTCACAACCAGGGACAGAGACAACGACGTTGAGCAAGATGGAAACTGTGCAGTGGCATTTAGAGGTGGCTGGTGGTATAGTGCTTGCCATGTCGCAAATCCAAATGGTTTGTACCAAGGTGGAAGTCTCGCACAAGGAATTACGTGGGCACCATTTCGAGGACAAGAATATTCGTTAAAACACATCGAGATCAAACTTCGACCAGTATGA